From one Candidatus Delongbacteria bacterium genomic stretch:
- a CDS encoding T9SS type A sorting domain-containing protein → MKNKLFLITLAVFFQFAFADVFYWNGSVSSEWSDLGNWQDSENNPVSISPSTYDEVRFLTAPTNSIILTDNRTVSAIRFGNTNSNHTIHLNGHILTLRPTVLASSNRLALTRLNLDGGNEVASKFVIDLSVVATAYDYVSLYNASTSQGTFINNSRIRIEANPTTAVTSFDVYENFYLNGTETIKLNELDIANLGSNLSLLTYHNYQDGLSSTINNVGSLKIDKVTFNAGRELTLGGLIGLNASVFNAGSYTHNISGTFAPNTINYGTSTLNLINSTITSAYNFTNGVNFSGTSNVSPSLTGTDINVTGGTLTVSTGGVVANNLNISNGASLAISTAGMGIDLAQNLTNNGSIVMPSSTGKLYVAGNITSTGAFTWNSGTLYLDGASNQSISGLISATGNKFNFNVLNSTGSYIDIDNDLHVNNFTHTNGHIRVDNGNKLYVYGTDNIGSSSNITLDNGQIVTDQELDFKGNVALSNNSQINTTNNLVVSGTVIINSGKILMDGDLLSVSGTLTLTGSAEEQYTNANGSDYGNMNISGTLNIADSDLKVGSLTAGASSNISGNVGSSITYYDFNGYTNAGGTVSNVIIEEAVVDVVITTNTTYSVETRITGNLTIQSGTLSVNNGLTVVGKCKIENGGVLSLAAVNVSIGDSLHIKTGGVLTGSSNSGITTGNHLILDGTLNYTTGTGSGNITITSGNLYLNNNMDLESADLNVNNGSIYGASDLIPGAGTVTLTGNFDAGFSEGTSTVKFVGSGNSTIKNGLSFYNLQFLKNSNLNTISTTGLVSFSGTLTSTTGYFVGGLRTTKTGLSYDKPNFVSYTLPSSSTVTITRYSGRTAPGAENAIENYVTISSASSVTPTNLKVYFNKNLEMNGSSQNNLMIWQQVGENSWTKFTNPPVITDGSPFSNWAKSGEMSAWSNTIVKYAAMDNTFTSLPVAFDNESFYANTVINGVELSWITHSEEGLKGFIIYRSVQDDQNFEEIARWTDFPELTTKNEGGFSTNDTEYIFVDELVASGRYYYRVESFCSESDRQYHPKIVYADFITESDNKLFQNFPNPFNATTVINFFIVKNSDVKLSVYNSNGELVEKLVDKNLNFGRHSIVFNSDKLTSGLYFYRLQVDNQIYSKRMVFIK, encoded by the coding sequence ATGAAAAATAAACTATTTCTAATAACTTTGGCGGTCTTTTTTCAATTTGCCTTTGCAGATGTATTTTATTGGAATGGTAGTGTAAGTTCAGAATGGAGCGATTTAGGTAATTGGCAGGATTCTGAAAATAATCCAGTTTCAATATCTCCTAGCACCTATGATGAAGTCAGATTTCTAACAGCACCAACAAATTCAATTATACTTACAGATAATAGAACTGTGTCTGCTATTCGCTTTGGTAATACAAATTCGAATCATACGATACATTTGAATGGTCATATTCTGACTCTTAGACCTACTGTTTTAGCATCGAGTAATAGATTGGCTTTAACAAGATTAAATCTAGATGGTGGTAATGAGGTTGCTAGTAAATTCGTCATAGATTTGAGCGTAGTTGCTACGGCATATGATTATGTTTCATTATATAATGCAAGTACTAGTCAAGGGACGTTTATAAATAATTCAAGGATTAGAATTGAAGCAAATCCTACTACCGCTGTAACTTCATTTGATGTTTATGAGAATTTCTATTTAAATGGAACTGAAACTATTAAGTTAAACGAATTAGATATTGCAAATCTTGGTTCTAATTTAAGTTTATTAACATATCATAATTACCAAGATGGTCTGAGCAGTACTATCAACAATGTTGGATCTCTAAAAATTGATAAAGTTACTTTCAACGCTGGAAGAGAGTTAACTTTGGGAGGTTTGATAGGCTTAAACGCTTCTGTATTTAATGCTGGTTCTTATACACATAATATTTCAGGTACGTTTGCTCCTAATACAATAAATTATGGAACCTCTACGTTAAATTTGATTAATTCAACCATTACAAGTGCATACAATTTCACTAATGGTGTAAATTTCAGTGGTACTAGTAACGTAAGTCCTAGTTTGACAGGTACGGATATAAATGTTACTGGTGGTACATTAACAGTATCTACAGGTGGTGTGGTAGCTAATAATTTAAATATAAGCAATGGGGCTTCTTTAGCAATCTCTACTGCTGGTATGGGCATTGATTTAGCTCAGAATCTTACCAATAATGGTTCTATCGTAATGCCTTCATCTACCGGTAAGTTATATGTTGCTGGAAATATTACTTCTACAGGTGCTTTTACTTGGAATAGTGGTACATTGTATCTGGATGGAGCAAGTAATCAATCTATCTCTGGTTTGATTTCAGCAACGGGTAATAAGTTTAATTTCAATGTTTTGAATTCGACAGGTTCCTATATTGATATTGATAATGATCTACATGTAAACAATTTTACACATACAAATGGTCATATTAGAGTTGATAATGGTAACAAATTGTATGTTTATGGGACGGACAATATTGGTTCTTCGTCAAATATCACTCTAGATAATGGTCAAATTGTTACTGATCAAGAACTAGATTTTAAAGGTAATGTAGCCTTAAGCAATAATAGCCAGATTAATACTACAAATAATCTTGTTGTGTCTGGTACTGTGATTATCAATTCTGGTAAGATATTAATGGACGGAGATCTTCTGTCTGTCAGTGGAACTTTAACTTTAACTGGTTCAGCCGAAGAACAGTATACTAATGCAAATGGTTCAGATTATGGAAATATGAATATAAGTGGAACATTAAATATTGCAGATAGCGATTTGAAAGTAGGTTCTTTAACTGCTGGTGCCTCTAGTAATATTTCTGGAAATGTAGGTTCGTCTATCACTTACTATGATTTTAATGGTTATACTAATGCTGGTGGTACTGTTTCAAATGTAATTATAGAGGAAGCAGTAGTTGACGTAGTTATTACTACAAATACTACATACTCAGTAGAAACTAGAATTACAGGAAATTTAACTATTCAAAGCGGTACATTAAGTGTAAACAATGGTTTAACTGTTGTAGGGAAATGTAAAATTGAAAATGGTGGAGTTCTTAGTTTAGCTGCTGTAAATGTTAGTATTGGTGATTCTCTACACATTAAAACAGGTGGGGTTTTAACTGGAAGTTCTAATTCTGGAATCACAACAGGAAACCATTTGATACTGGATGGTACATTGAACTATACAACAGGTACTGGTAGTGGCAATATAACAATTACTTCTGGTAATTTGTACCTTAATAATAACATGGATCTGGAAAGTGCTGATTTAAATGTTAATAATGGTAGTATTTATGGTGCATCAGATTTGATCCCAGGTGCTGGAACTGTAACATTAACCGGTAATTTTGACGCTGGTTTCAGTGAAGGTACATCAACTGTCAAATTTGTTGGTTCAGGTAATTCAACAATTAAAAACGGTCTTTCATTTTATAATTTGCAATTTCTTAAAAATAGCAATTTAAATACTATATCAACGACTGGCTTAGTTAGTTTTTCTGGTACTTTAACTAGTACAACAGGATATTTTGTTGGAGGTTTAAGAACAACGAAAACAGGCCTTTCTTACGATAAACCAAATTTTGTATCTTATACCTTACCTTCTTCATCAACAGTTACTATAACAAGGTATAGCGGAAGGACTGCTCCTGGTGCTGAGAATGCAATTGAAAATTACGTAACTATTTCATCAGCTTCGAGTGTAACTCCTACAAATTTAAAAGTATACTTTAATAAAAACCTAGAAATGAATGGTAGTAGTCAAAATAATTTAATGATTTGGCAGCAAGTTGGTGAGAATAGTTGGACTAAATTTACTAATCCTCCTGTCATTACAGACGGTTCTCCGTTTAGCAATTGGGCAAAAAGTGGTGAAATGAGTGCTTGGTCGAATACTATTGTTAAGTATGCAGCTATGGATAATACATTTACATCATTGCCAGTAGCATTTGATAATGAATCTTTCTACGCAAATACTGTCATTAACGGTGTTGAATTGAGTTGGATCACTCATAGTGAAGAGGGATTGAAGGGGTTTATAATTTATAGATCAGTACAAGATGATCAAAATTTTGAAGAAATTGCAAGATGGACAGATTTCCCAGAATTGACGACAAAAAATGAGGGTGGGTTTTCTACAAACGATACTGAGTATATTTTTGTAGATGAGCTAGTTGCGAGCGGAAGATATTATTACAGAGTTGAATCTTTCTGTTCTGAAAGTGATAGACAATATCATCCAAAAATTGTATATGCAGACTTCATTACTGAAAGTGACAATAAACTTTTTCAAAATTTTCCAAATCCTTTTAATGCAACTACGGTAATAAATTTCTTTATCGTAAAAAATTCAGATGTAAAGTTAAGTGTTTACAATAGCAATGGTGAACTAGTAGAAAAATTAGTAGACAAGAATTTGAATTTTGGTAGGCATTCGATTGTGTTTAACAGCGATAAGCTAACATCTGGATTATATTTTTATAGACTTCAAGTTGATAATCAAATCTATTCTAAAAGAATGGTCTTTATAAAATAA